A section of the Flavobacteriales bacterium genome encodes:
- a CDS encoding rhomboid family intramembrane serine protease, translated as MNPNVLLPPVVKNLLIINGLFFLAKFSFPADELGRNTLDATLGMYYVGSPLFRPWQVFTHLFLHGDLGHLFTNMFGLFMFGGPVERHLGSKRFLIYYLACGLGAAALHTGVNAYEVLRDEAVVAAYGADVQEVREAVAAGSLMEADHILNGVMAAHGVPDQALTQLFFDHIGTIIGASGAVFGILLAFGMLFPEQEIFLLLLPIPIKAKYFVVIYGLVELFMGLKQSPGDNVAHFAHLGGMIFGFLLLRAWRRRMLL; from the coding sequence ATGAACCCGAACGTGCTGCTGCCTCCGGTGGTGAAGAACCTGCTGATCATCAACGGCCTGTTCTTCCTGGCCAAGTTCAGCTTTCCGGCGGATGAGCTGGGCCGAAACACGCTGGATGCGACCCTGGGCATGTACTATGTGGGCTCCCCCCTTTTCCGGCCCTGGCAGGTGTTCACGCACCTCTTCCTGCACGGCGACCTGGGGCACCTGTTCACCAACATGTTCGGCCTGTTCATGTTCGGCGGCCCTGTGGAGCGCCACCTGGGGTCGAAGCGTTTCCTGATCTACTACCTGGCCTGCGGGCTGGGCGCCGCGGCCCTCCACACCGGCGTGAACGCCTACGAGGTGCTCCGCGATGAGGCGGTGGTGGCGGCGTACGGTGCGGACGTGCAGGAGGTGCGCGAAGCGGTGGCGGCCGGATCGCTCATGGAGGCCGACCACATCCTGAACGGTGTGATGGCCGCCCATGGCGTGCCTGACCAGGCCCTCACCCAGCTCTTCTTCGACCACATCGGCACGATCATCGGGGCCTCGGGCGCAGTGTTCGGCATCCTGCTGGCCTTCGGCATGCTCTTCCCCGAGCAGGAGATCTTCCTGTTGCTGCTGCCGATCCCCATCAAGGCGAAGTACTTCGTGGTGATCTACGGCCTGGTGGAGCTCTTCATGGGCCTCAAGCAGAGCCCGGGCGACAACGTGGCGCACTTCGCGCACCTGGGCGGCATGATCTTCGGCTTTCTGTTGCTGCGGGCATGGCGCCGCCGCATGCTGCTCTGA